The genomic segment tctcccgaACTTTCAAAGGAAAGTCCTCTGTTATAGAAAGCGTTGTCCCTTTAAGCTTTTTGCACTCTTTCTGCACTGATAGTCCAAGAACCTTAAGATCACAGGgcatgctttttctttttgctttcctaGCCTGTGACATCTTTCTACGTTATTAATGGTAAGTCCAAGCCTTTCATTGAAAACATCGTTTTTGATCACATTCAAGAGACTGTCGTTTGTCTCCCCATCTTGTTAATTTTTCCAAGAGCTTACAGAAAAGCACCTGGATTGCCATCAATGCATCGCAATTAGGAATATTGTGAGCCTACTAAGCAGCTAAGCATATAAAGTAGACTCTCGGCAAAAGCAAAAATCTGTATTTCCTATACTCTCGTTGAAAGTATTTTATCGGTATTTGTGACAACAGACACGTGGTCAACACTGCATGCAAGTCTCGCAAACGAGAGCCTGGAAAATGAAACAACAGTAACTCAATCGTCCGTGATGTTTGTAAAATCTTGCTGAATCATGAAAACTGCAGTGTATTGCACTTAGACGTTTCACCAGACAATCCAAGCAGTGCCTCAGTGTCTTCAGTAGACAAAAAGTGTCAAAAGTGGACAATAATCCACCACTGTAACAACTTTCACGGTAAGGCTCCTCCACATACAGCAAGAGTCCAATTTCCGTTGTTCCGTGTATACATGTGGCGTCACTATCTTTAAAATAATCAGACGGATTCCCAGCAGCATCACAATTTTGAACTCTGCACCTCCCACATATGAAACGAGCACTCAACCACAAAGCCATTGGTGTTGTCAGACATACAAACCAAGTGAAAATCTCAAGAGGAGGATGGAGACTGAAGAACAGTCCACTGAAGTGGAAGATCTACCAAAGGCATAGCTGCACAAGCTAGTGCTATCACCATCCAGCACCGGTGATGAAACAGCAAATTTTCTCTAGTTCCATAAACTGCACAGATCAGCATCCAAGCACACTTTACACAATTTCATGAGTTTATTTATCACGTACACAACCTACCCACTGTAGTAATGGCTAGGCACGAATGGCATGCGTGTCACAGCAGCCTCAATGCGGCGGCCTCGCACTTCAAGCTGCACAGCTGTGCCAGCCGTGCTGTATTCGCGTGGCACATATGCCATGGCAATGTTGCTGCCCAGGCTAGGTGAAGGCAGCCCACTCGTCACGCGGCCAAGTTCCTTTGAGCCTGCCGAGTCGTACACCACTGCGCCATCTGTTGGTAATAACAACACAGTGAGTGGTGCGCCTCCACCCAAAGGAGTCGCCAAGCTGTCTACGCGGATCGGCCGCTGTTTTGGAAGTCTCCGGGGCGCTTGCTCAGTGGAAGGAAGCCAGTTTCCAATGCAGACCAACTTGCCGACCGAATAGTAGACTTCCAAGTCAACTAATGGGCTGTGAGAGGTGTGATAATGTGGGCCTTTGAATTAATATTGACTATGTAGGGCTCTTCAACACGCACTGATATCTAATTCCTCAAGTGTTTTTGCGATATGCTCCCACTGGAATGTGGCTGCCACAACTGGGAATGAAGCCCGCCACCTTGTGTTGAGCAGGCCAGAGTACAAAGTCATCAAAGCCTAATTTATTTTCCTCAATAGCTCTCACATCCTAGATTTTGCAGCCTTGCACCTCGAAGCATTGGGCCTTTCCCCTAGATGAAAAATTCTTTAAAAGTTAACAGGCTGATTTTTAATTAGAAATGTGCTGCATTATTTCTTAGTTATCAATAACGAATAGTTCTTCACTGCCAGTCATTGGCTCAGAAATTATAAAGTGGCGTTGCTAGCAGTCATTCACTTTTGTGTTCTTTTACTGTTGCGAATCAAGCCTCTGCTACTTGATACTTCACGAGTGTAATTTACAAATCTTACTAGGCTTGATATAGTCAAGTTCAATTAATTTAATCCTAGTGGAACATGCAAAATATGCTCAAGTTACTCAATTTTTGTAACATAACATTTTATAGAGCATCAGTACCTTGGAATGTTCACACACACTTTAATTAAAGAGAACAATATCAATTAGTATAATTCCACAACATTTTTTCTGCAATGTCCTTTATTTTATGCCCATACAGCCCAAAGTTGCAAGATCTGGCCAAAAATTAAATCTCTACAACTATTTTAGTTATTGCCACCAACAAGTGGAAAATCAACACTGCTGTGATTTTGAAACGTGGAAGGCAAATTGAAACATTACAACCATGAACCCAGGAAAGCAGCAGTAGAAAGTTGTCATGTGCTGACATAGTGGCAGCACAGTTTTGCAAGTATATTAGGTAAGAGTTTGTCATAATTTGCATCACTCTCTGATCCAACGCAAACCACTAAGTTTCCCTTAAATAAGGCAACAAAAAATTAATTCACATTGTAGTAAAGTTAAAATATCTATAAAATACTAAAAGTAGTACTACTTAAATTCAGTACCGCTTAAAGTAGTCCTGAATTTAGATGAAATATTTTGGCAGTTCTATGAAGAGATGAAAATTGAGCAGGAGGGGAGAAACATTGTCACTAGTCTGGAGACAAAGATTTGAGGGATTAAACAGAACACAATCGTTGTTTCGTGTTTGACAGAGCACGTCAAGAGAGTCAGTGGGAACTATGGCAGTGGCTGAATGCGTAATCACTAACAAATCATCTCTGTCCTGAATCTGCTAAATTTCTCCCATGCTGCCGGTGACTACGTGTCCCTTGCTTTAGCTCTCACTCTGTCACTGTGCGAGTCCAGGACCAAACCAAACACTCACTGCGTGCGGGTGGTCCGGTACTAGTGGCAACGAGCCCCACACGCCGCCTGCTGGGCTTCTGCTTCAACTGATCCAGGATGACTGGTGCACCCGGGAAATCAGCCAACTGACGTCTGCGCTTGCCTGTGCAGTCCAGTTGCATTAAGTTGAAATAACTAAAGAAATTAGTCCATATTCAGCACATGCATTCATAAAACCAAAGAGGGCCATCTACTGTAACACTGTATCATCTAGTGCTTTTTCTAAACAAGTTCACCTGGCAGTTTGTTTTGGTGAACAGACCTTGCAAGAGTTGGAAATGTTCCTAAAAAGCATTCCACAGAGGGCGATCTTTTTTCGCCTTGCTATGAGCTTAAGTACAATGCATCTCTGACTGATGAGAGAAAGCTGGCTTTAAGACCAAAAGCGAGACTGAAAGGAAGGTTTCACCACACACTCAAAGAGCAAAGTGGTGCAGCACAGTGCAACCATGGCGGcaacagcattggagagactggCGCAGCAGCCCAATTCACAGACTGCAAGGAGAGGCTAAGAAGTGATGGACAGTGTGAACTAACAACTCACAGGCACCTGTTTTACAAGTGCATCATTGTGTGCTCATCATTTCTGTTTTTCTAAACTCTCATCTGCAGCTAGAGTACATGGCTTCAGATCGTGTTATAATACAGTATTTACACAAATCATAACTGGTGCTCAATCAAAGCTGATAACTAGAAGCTAGGTCAGAAAAGTTTCCTTGAATGTAAACCAGCCAGAATATCAACAAAGATATTACGTACATCCTCACCTATTACGCAAGTCTCAAAAACTTTCACAAAAGTCTGTGTGTGAAAAAATTAACAGCCACTCTCATGACACAAGCTCACTAATTGTCACCTACATTGGCATCACCTGCCATTTTGTTCCTCAAATAACATGCTCTCCTTGGTTATGCCCATTACTTTTGAAACACATTCTTTTTAATGCATCTTCTGGAGCAGACTGCCTATCAATCTGTCTGCCTATCTATGTCGCTATCCATTTTCCTGTCAAAGCTGGGTCATGTGTAGTCCATGGTAGAAAAATTCCAGCAGAAGCCATCTAACAATGAATGTTGGCCTTAATGCGATTAGAATTGATGTAATGTATTGTAATGTAATTAAAGGTATTGCCAATGCTGAAATGTGTATGCAGCCAGGATCCTCTTTAAAGATGTTGTGAGATGAATTTTGAAAGAACGTCTTCCTATACACTTGGTCTCAAGACCAACAGCTGTCTTTAGCAACACCAACTTTGTATGGCAATTTAAGTTTAGCTGGTGCATTTGCTCAGTCAGCCAATTGGTGTAGTAACTTAGCCATAGTCCTCAAACAGATTATTGACGTCAACATTAGCATCTGCTAGTTACCTGCAGAATCCTTGAACCAGAAATCATTAGACTAACTTTTAGAACTGTATCATCAAATTGAAGCCAACTCTGCAGTCTTGTTTTCAACTTCTTGTAAAAATGCACTGgtttagattcaagtaaatacatTACCAAAAGTAAAGATAATAATGTTTTAATTTTCAGGCATCAAAATGTTTGTCCATGCAAGCACAGTAACTAGCTACAGCACTAATTCAGCACTGCTGTGTGCATCAACACATAAATGCTACAGCTCAGGCACTTTCTCCAGGTATATTTTCTGTCAAACCTACCAATGGTGAAGGCTAGGCCGGCCTCAACAGGGGTGGTCTCCTCATCAATGTCTTGACCATAGAGGCACAGACCTGCCTCAATGCGAAGGGAATCGCGAGCCCCAAGACCAGCCAACTGCAGCCGACCGCCAGAGCCCGACAGCAGCTGCTCAGCCAGTGGCGTCACTTCAGCACTGGGCACCGACAGCTGCATCAAGACGTTCCTTGGGTCGCAGCTAATGTGTGCCTTTTGCAAAATTGCCACGCGCATTTTTCTCCTTCCTTGAAGCGAACAATAAGAAGTTTAGTATAAACTGCATGGCCAATCTGCTTAGTGGGCTTGAGCGTTGTTACGACCCTCATCATACTTATGGGCAAACTTAGTGACAAATTTATGTGGTCTAACATCATCAATCAATACAGAAGTTACAAGAGATGTATTGGAGGCCTCCTGATTAATTTTTACTGACCAGGGTTAACAAGCACCTAAAGAAATCACTGATATACTGAAAGGGCAAAAAGCACACAAGTAAATGCTCACAGCATGGTATTCGGTAAAGGTTCAGAAGCACCTATGCAGGCTGTGAAGAAATGTAGTGTAACATTactacttgttgctgggctagccAATTCACACTTTCTTGTGGTGTAAAAATGCACAAAGctaaataaaagtaaaaaaaaaataataataattacaaacTGCTGtcttgtcctctttttttcttcatatagTCGCGTGTATTTTTACACCACAAGAAAATTTATGAAGCACCATAAAGCATGGTATTTTTTTAGGTTCTCTAATGAATCACACACTTTACTGAACGaagctttttatttctttttttctgtaagtTATCTCACGAATACTTGAACTTAATAAGACCATTGCAGTTCAGCACAGTCATTCTGCAATGTATATAACTAAATGGTTTTTAGAGAATCGGTGAATTTTATACCATGAGTGGGTAATGCTGAACTAATGGATAAACATGATAGAAGGAAGCAAGAAATCACTGGAAAAGGAAAAGCTGTTTTCATCAGCCAAAACAGGCAACCAGAAAAGTTAGCAGGAAGGCACCAGCATTTATTGCACTGGGCAATGGTTCAGCACAGATCATGCTACTGCTCTGCTTCAAAGAGAATACAGGATAGAATGAATGGGTGTTGCTGCATGGTAGGAATGCAGCAAAAAATTACTAGGTTATCACTTGGAAATCTTGGCAGTGAGGCGGTGATATGCATCTCCTTGCTCAGTTGACCACTTGCAGCTATACATTCACCTTCACATGATAGAACATCCACTGCTAAGCTTCACTAAATAGTGGCCAACATTCATATTGCAACATTATTCCTGCTGACACAGTGAGCACATTTTCCACTAAGAAAGACAGCCATGCCATTAAGGAAACCCTAGGCAACATCCGACTTGCTCCAAATGATCAAGCATAAGAAGAGATTGTACGCACAGTTTGTACAATCAAAAGATGAAAAGTTGCTTCAGCAATtcaaaaagtacagaaataatagCATCAAAACTAAAAATGGCTCAAggtgcctatttcacaaatgtaTTTTGAGCCTTGATGAACAGCGATCGGATGTAATCTGGCGGAAACTGAATCGCTTACTGCGACAAAACACCCATGATATTTCCGATAACTTTCACCATGAAGGAAAACGAATTTACGGGACCTGTTTAGCTGAGCTttcaacaatttctttattttacaggCATCTCAGAGTCAGGTAGAGTGCAGCCAAAATTACACTGAATCCATGAAGGGAAGCAGCTGTCCATCATCCCTTTTCGTTGTGCCCGCCAACTACACAGAAGTTTTCTCGTGCATAAGGAGTATTAAAAATAGCAAGTCGGTAAATGAAACTGGTTTCCAAATAGTGCCCATTAAACATGTTTTTCACCTAATATGCCCGGCTGCTACTCACATTTACAATCTCATATTATCTACCGCTGTATTTCCAAAGGCTCTGCAAATGGCTCGAGTGATACCGGCTTTTAAAAGTGGTGACAAGAATTTGATTAGTAACTATCATCCGATTTCTATACTGCCAGTGTTCTCGAAGGGTATGGAAAAATTAATGCACGGTAGGGTACTATCTTTCTTTGAAAAACATAACCTGCTCCTTGACTTTCACCACGGGTTTCGAAAGGATCGATCTACTGAAACAGCATTACTGACTCAAAAAGAAATCACAATAGATATGTTTCAAAATAAGGAGATAGGTGCAGGCATATATATAGATTTTAGTAAGGCTTTTGACTTGATGAACCACAGAATTTTACTGCATAAACTGGCAAACTATGGTGTCCGAGGAAAAGCTCACAACCTTATGAAACCTTATTTGTCGAACAGAACACAATATGTAGACTAAAAATTTGTTGTCTTCAATAAAAATATTAGTGCAGGAGTCCCTCAAGGAAGCATTTTGGGACCGCTCTTATTTTTAacctatataaatgatattgtgcaATGTGTAACTGATGGTAAGATAGTATCCTACGCTGATGGCACTTCAGTGTTCATATCCGGGAGATCATGTTCATATCCGGGAGATCAGaaagtgacattgaagagaaagcaatcAGAACACTGAATGCATTAAATACATGGGCAAAATCAAATTGTTTGAAGATTAATTCtgaaaagacaaaaataatattgcactTTCCAAAAGGGAAGGTAATTTCTAGGCCGTTGAACGTGTTCTTAATCTCTGATACTGTTCAAATAGTAGATTCTGTTAATATCCTTGGCATTATATTTTCAAAGAATTTGACTTGGAATGATTATACTGACTATATTAGATCGAAAGTGTGTTCAGCTGTCGGTGTTATGTTGCACCTGCACGGTATTCTTCCTGTCAAGGTTAGGCTGTTGCTATACAACTcgttagttctctctctcttgcaataTTGCTGTACCGTTTGAAGCACTATGGGTGTCACAAATTTATCTAagcttcaccttcttcaaaaaagagctgtaCGATGCATTGCTGGTCTGCCTTACTGTTCCCCCACACATGACTTGTTCTTAAAATATGAAATCCTGCCAATCTACAATTTATACAATTATAGACTTTTAATGATCTATAAATGCTCCTCACGAAGTGATGAACATTATATCTGTTATCTGGCAAAAACATGCATATCCTGCAGACTTGACATAAAGAAATTTGGTTAGTGCCGACAACTAGGGCATATTATACCGAGCAGTCTCTTTATTATACGcttccagtattattaaataaattatacaAAGGATTGTTTGGCCCTTTTGAGCATTCAAGTGATGCTATTAAGCGATTTTTTCTTAGCAAAATTACGTGATGATATTGCACTCAGTTTAAAGCTATActgttttttttcgtttccccataaccttttatttgtttttataatgcctgtgtttgtgctgcaatgtatagcgctgctttttacaaagtgttttgttatcttgtttcagtgtttacttggaaaaatGAACATCTCtgtctgtgtactgtactgccaagttgataaagggggcaggacctctgtcaagcttgcAAGCTTTTAGTCCCGTCTCCTTCTCTGTCTAAGAGAAAATAAAGACAATTGAATTGAATAGATTTAAATAGATGACAACTAAATAATGATGACAGAAGGCATATCTGCCCATAGAGTTCCTTTGAAATGTATAATTCCACTGGTACAGCTAGCCAGCATGGCCTGAAAGTTATTCCCTAGAATTTTGTCAACAGGAGCAAAATCTCTCTCTCATCAAGTGGAAATACAGCCCAAGATTGTGCTATCATGCAATAAACTCTGGGTTGCCCACAACTTCTTCAGGATTAATGGCCACACCAAGGAGTGCATAATGGTGTACGTATCGCATAACAACACGAATATAAAGGAAAGGCATGGGTACACATACAGTGCTACGAGCCTCTCTTCCCtctgaattcattttttttaatgtgctacCAACAACAAATCATGAAGTACCAACTCGCCTAAACCGCTATGCCAGAGAGTGAAGTCTTGGACACTAGTAGTTGCTTGCTGTCATTTTTTGCTGTCTCAAATTTGTTCCGCCACACATTTGGAAGAGGCCAAGATAAAGTAATACCAGCAGCAAAGATATAACACACCTCAAAGCCGTCCTCGCCTGTGTACCCACAGCGGGTGATCCTGCAGCCTGGAATGCCAGCCAAGGTCACTGTGGCACCCCGCATGAAGTGCAGCGATGTCAGCGTGCAGTCAACAAGTGGCTGCAACAACTCGGCTGCTGCAGGTCCTGCAAGATTGAAAAGGCCCTCAGTTCAGAGCCTCACTTGCACCATTCTTCAGTGCCATACTGATGAGCTCCACAACTTACCGTCAGTTCTCTGTGCTGGTAGCTTTGGTGGCTGGTGGTGTGAAGTCACTGCACACCACTAAAGAGCCCCTACACCATATCTTCAAACCCTGTCTCCCTTCTTGGTCGTTTCGTACTGTGACAGCACAGGTCATCACCCTCTATTTATAACTCCTTTATCGATGCCAAAGTGTGCATCTGCACATTTATGTGTAAGCTTGTGCgcatacttttctttttcttgtgcacTGAAAAAGCAGTAGCGAAGTTTGGTGCAGGCTACCAGTCAAAGCACAGTACACACTGCACGTGAAAGAGGTCACAACGTAGCATGTCTGAACTCTGAATCCTGTTATTTAGAAAAGTGCTTTTACAATAATTGGCACAATACTACCACGAAAGGGTAGGTCTTCAGTAGAGCAGTACGCCAGTAGAAACCCACATTTATATTAGAAACTTTCAACCACAATGCATTTTGCCATAGATAAGTGAAATGTTTCAGTGCCATGGTCATAACCTGTGTCACTAGACTAAGGTTGCCATTTGGGCCTGTAGGTATGCCATTAGTACATATTATGTACACATTAGAGATAAGGACAATGTAAAGAGAAGAATGACACACTGTATGTCCACCATGTGTGTAATATTTGTCTATTTCTGTCATCAAATCAATCTTTATCTTCAGTCACATTAACCTTACAATTCTTTAACTAAACTGACTTGCTCTCATCCTTGTCTGTAATGTGCTATATCTGTACTGTGTCACTagcttttcttttaaagaacTAAGAAGGTGACAGCAGGTTACACAGACTATCAGATAGGCCTCTTCCTGTTTTTATATTGTACTACTGAAATTTTCATGCATGCTGGTATTAGTTCATAACCAAAGTGGAGTGCAAGCATTAAAATTGTAAATGTTAGGTAGCAATTGCTTGGGCTATACTTCTTTACAAATCGCGCAATGTAAATTGAACGAGGACATGAAATAAGATGACCAGTCAATAACAGGCCTGTAGCTTTTACAGCTGCAGTAAAATGGATAGCTGCGCAAGATGGAATGAATTCATTTTAAGTTGCAGAATCCAAGACAACGGCCTTGTCATTCATTTTTGTTGCCTCATTTTCTATTTAATTTCTTGGTTTTATAGCGAAGCCGTTTACCTGACGGGCCTGTGTGAATGAGCCGTATGCGTGGTTTCGTAGGGGAGGGGCTGGCTAATGtctgtaaagtgaacaaaagttCACAAACGATAGTAGGGCGTGAAAGCAAGAAATGACACGTGATTTCCCAGCGCACTGCACCTGCACAGTAGGGCAGTACACCCACGCTGGCCGCTGTTGGTGACGGCTGCGGCTGCTGTTGTCTGCACTAAATACAACGGTGTGGCAGTTgtcgtggtagctgctgcagtgAGTAAGAACCAGACTGTGCATTGTAGAGGTAGAACACTGCAACAGTTGTAACTCCAACAAAAATGGGGAAAATGGGAAGACCACGCATTGTATGTATGGCCAAAGAACAAGCTGAGTATGAGGAGTGGCATCTACAGAAGTGACGTGACTATAACCAACGACAACGTTCCtgtgtgaaagcagaagatgtgGCCAGTGACTTTGCCTCCAAAGAACGTCAGCGAGAGTCCAATTAATTGCCAGTGTCTAGCGTAAGCTACCGATGAAGATACCGTACCGGAGGCCACTTGTAAGCATCAAGCTAGGTCGTTCGAGTCTGCGTCCAAGCGGCAgaagcagcttcgctggctaatttgccaccatatgaatggttcggcccattttttaaattttttttttgaagactgCGTTCTTGCTCAAGATAGAAGAGGCACGTATCGCGTAACTACCTGCCTAGCGAACATTGCATAAATACAAGCACTAGATATACACAACTACTTCAGCTAAAGCACTGGCTGGCTTCCATTCAAACTTTGCACGGACAGCAGACATGGCATTTTGCAGTGACCTCAGTTTATTGCCACATTTGTGTGCACCACTTGCCTGTTTTGTGCACAATAAAACCGAAGTGTGTGTTGTCCACAGTGCTGTCATTAAAAAGAGAATCTTGATTTTGGTGCAATGCAACAGTAGTGGCATCTGCCATTAGTACGGTGAAAGGAACATTTCACCATAGTGGCGACAGATTGCACTACTGGTCCATCATatcaaaattgacattttttGAGCAGCATCATAGCAGACAATGTGCACTTTGGCTTTTGTTTTAAGCAAATGTGGCACAAGAGCAACCTATACTCCAAATATTTTATTCCTAAAACAAGCCAAGACTGAAATCACCTTTCTGCTTCATTGTCTCCATCACTCATCCTGTGGTTTTCAAGACTGCCACCTGTGACAGGAGGCTGACGGCAGAGAGAGCGCGCACGACCGATGGATGAACCCGCCCACGGGGTACTGATTCATtagatttgtttattttttctgtatAACCACTCCTCCCTTTAATGCCTGCATGGCCCTGAGagtaaataaattatttaaaatGTATGCCTGGCACTGCTATTCATGCAGCATTGAGTACAATATTCAGAGTCTTTAATTAAACATCAGCTAGAAGTCTGAACCCATCTTTATCTTCTCTACTTCTCTATCTTGGTCTATGCTTCCTGTTCCTCTTCCTTTCTCTGTGTCTTGCCTCATGAATTTTTTTGGTTTTCCTTTCCATTTTCTGGCATACCTTTATTGTAATACcacgtaccaacttgcccaacaagctGCTCTTGTCGTCTATGCAGCTTAGGAAATGAGTTGTGCAGTTGCTTTGTGAAGCTAAATTTAGCTGTGCGCACCCTGAAGGGCCAGCAGCGACCACGAGTCCATGAGCTCCAGGGTAGCCTGACCTCCTGCAGCCTGGAAGCCTACCAGCTTGGCCTGCACAGTGAGAAGCACGGTGACACTGTCAGGGTAAATTTGTTCTTTCACCAGGAAACAGATCTCTTCTCCCCTTCAGAAAAACAATGCACAGCTGCATGCTATATCATATATGATACAGCAATTAATGCTTGCCTCACAGTACAGCCAGAATGTCTTTTTCTATAAAAACATCACAGTAAGCTGATAAGCAGCAATCAAGCACCCTGAAATTTTTCTGCACTGATTTGGAATGTATTAATTGTGttaataacctgtttatatacaAACTCTTTGCATATTGAGTGACGAACTTCTGTCACATatcttttaagaaaaaaaatatcactgaAAAATATTTTTAGTGCTACTGTCGCTACGTATTTCAATATTAGAGAGGACATAAATTTCAGGTAAATATGTagagtttgctttctttttgattcTATTATGCTAGAAGAAGTTGTTCTATgtgtatcaccccccccccccatatatgaTCAATACATAAATACGTAAGCGGTACAGGGTTAATTGACTTCATTCAATGACAGAGAATAACACAAACTTCCTGCGCCGTCAAATGATCACTATGCACTGGCAATGTTGCCACCAAATGGCAACAGCCTTCAATGCATAATGATGGCCAGAAAATTTGTAACACTGCCTGTTCAACGATGTGAAAGTTGCACTGCAATGCTCTAATAACGCGCAACAGAGCAAGGGTGCACATAGTGGATAATGAGCAAACTATCCACAGCTTTATTCAACTATTCATTGAGTGCATGCCTGCAAGTCTTATCCTTTTCTTTTGTCCATTCcttccccctcttttttttttgttagagaaGGGCTGCTTTgaaaactagaaaaagaaaagacatggaTATGAATGCAATGCTGCATCATGCAGAAAGTCCAGCAAGGCTCCACAATTAGAACTGTCTTTCTGTTATACCTTGTTCCAGCATTTCAGTGTCACTTTGCTTTCAGCACCATTTCAGCTCCCTCTACCAGACATGCTCACACTTATGCACTGACAAAAGTGAGTGCGCAATTGGTCAGCGGCCCATttgtgctttctgtttcttttgttgagtgcaccaccctttgctgccaccTTTGGTCTGCCCCTGTGTTGAACCAAATCACTTGCATACAACTTATTTACCTTTACCTATTTATGTGTGGGGGAAAGCCGAGAATTGCATTCTACCTATATGGCTGGCGCTTTAATGACTTGGTTTTTACGATTAATCTAAATTTGCTATGGCACAAAAAAGAC from the Dermacentor variabilis isolate Ectoservices chromosome 9, ASM5094787v1, whole genome shotgun sequence genome contains:
- the LOC142557776 gene encoding aminomethyltransferase, mitochondrial isoform X1, whose protein sequence is MRVPSCRVILRRGGPRSLFLIAQQARRASSDEALQRTALYDFHVKHGGKMVPFAGYAMPVQYSNLSLSASHLHTRRHASLFDVSHMLQSKVHGPDRVRFVESLVVSDIEGLTEDLGTLTVYTNEKGGIIDDLIVNKTKDWLYVVSNAGCRDKDLAHVKAKLVGFQAAGGQATLELMDSWSLLALQGPAAAELLQPLVDCTLTSLHFMRGATVTLAGIPGCRITRCGYTGEDGFELSVPSAEVTPLAEQLLSGSGGRLQLAGLGARDSLRIEAGLCLYGQDIDEETTPVEAGLAFTIGKRRRQLADFPGAPVILDQLKQKPSRRRVGLVATSTGPPARNGAVVYDSAGSKELGRVTSGLPSPSLGSNIAMAYVPREYSTAGTAVQLEVRGRRIEAAVTRMPFVPSHYYSG
- the LOC142557776 gene encoding aminomethyltransferase, mitochondrial isoform X2; amino-acid sequence: MVPFAGYAMPVQYSNLSLSASHLHTRRHASLFDVSHMLQSKVHGPDRVRFVESLVVSDIEGLTEDLGTLTVYTNEKGGIIDDLIVNKTKDWLYVVSNAGCRDKDLAHVKAKLVGFQAAGGQATLELMDSWSLLALQGPAAAELLQPLVDCTLTSLHFMRGATVTLAGIPGCRITRCGYTGEDGFELSVPSAEVTPLAEQLLSGSGGRLQLAGLGARDSLRIEAGLCLYGQDIDEETTPVEAGLAFTIGKRRRQLADFPGAPVILDQLKQKPSRRRVGLVATSTGPPARNGAVVYDSAGSKELGRVTSGLPSPSLGSNIAMAYVPREYSTAGTAVQLEVRGRRIEAAVTRMPFVPSHYYSG